From Thermogemmatispora onikobensis, one genomic window encodes:
- a CDS encoding response regulator transcription factor: MNATGGARILVVDDEIEIVRALQRSLSAYGYEVYAASSGEEALEALSHFRPDVMLLDLGLPGISGLEVCKRVRAHSNLPIIVLSVKDSERDKVLALDLGADDYVAKPFGMNEVLARIRVALRHAAPLQGGTAAIFKAGPLGIDFARRLVLLNGKEVKLTPTEYELLKVLVQNRGKIMTRQMLLTRVWGSGYGGEAHYLHVYIGQLRRKIEPDPAHPRFILTISGVGYRFSAEEETAGEDAEEEERERSGERGKPARE, encoded by the coding sequence ATGAATGCAACAGGCGGGGCACGCATCCTGGTTGTCGACGATGAGATCGAGATTGTCCGCGCGCTCCAGCGCAGCCTCAGCGCCTACGGCTATGAAGTCTACGCGGCCAGCAGTGGCGAAGAGGCCCTCGAAGCGCTTAGCCACTTTCGTCCAGATGTCATGCTGCTGGACCTGGGATTGCCAGGGATCAGCGGGCTAGAGGTCTGTAAGCGCGTGCGTGCTCACTCGAATCTCCCGATCATCGTTCTCTCGGTCAAAGACAGTGAGCGTGATAAGGTGCTGGCGCTCGATCTGGGAGCTGACGATTACGTCGCTAAGCCTTTTGGGATGAACGAGGTGCTGGCCCGCATCCGGGTGGCGCTGCGCCATGCAGCGCCGCTGCAGGGAGGAACAGCCGCGATCTTTAAGGCCGGCCCGCTAGGCATTGACTTTGCGCGTCGGCTGGTACTGCTCAACGGCAAAGAGGTAAAGCTTACACCAACAGAATATGAGCTACTCAAGGTCCTGGTACAGAACAGAGGCAAGATCATGACGCGCCAGATGCTCCTGACCCGCGTCTGGGGGAGCGGCTATGGAGGTGAGGCTCACTACTTGCATGTCTACATTGGGCAGCTGCGACGCAAGATCGAGCCAGACCCAGCTCACCCTCGCTTTATTCTCACCATCTCCGGTGTTGGCTATCGTTTCTCCGCTGAAGAAGAGACGGCAGGAGAGGATGCAGAGGAGGAAGAGAGAGAAAGGAGTGGCGAGAGGGGGAAGCCTGCAAGGGAATAG